One genomic region from Muriicola soli encodes:
- a CDS encoding HlyD family secretion protein, whose product MLNISPNRLNRQVDLMPYKSSQKVFHVKHYKHFNRFLLAFSFIGLIVLFLPWTQTISGTGYLTTLNPEHRPQTIQSPIPGRIEKWYVQEGDFVKKGDTILFISEVKNEYFDPNLISRTGDQIRAKSMAVTSYQGKVKALNSQIGALNRERQLKLEQARNKLLQAKLKVKSDSIDLEAAKTNITIAQRQYDRVVQLENEGLKAITDVEEKRLKLQETQAKLISQENTLLASRNEIINASVEINRIQAEYTDKISKAQSDMFTAQSNQFDSEAQVTKLENEYTNYEVRSQMHYIRAPQSGFINKALQAGIGETFKEGDKLVGIMPSEYAMAVETYVEPLDLPLIHIGEKVRIQFDGWPAIIFSGWPNVSYGTYGGKVVAIETFISSNGKYRVLLAPDPEDQPWPKDIRVGSGANTLALLEDVAIWYELWRQLNGFPPNYYQPEENMAQNKTK is encoded by the coding sequence ATGTTGAATATATCTCCAAACAGGCTAAATAGGCAAGTCGATTTAATGCCTTACAAATCGTCTCAAAAGGTGTTTCATGTTAAGCATTACAAGCACTTTAATCGCTTTTTATTGGCCTTTAGTTTCATAGGCCTGATCGTGCTTTTTCTTCCCTGGACGCAGACGATTTCGGGGACAGGATACCTTACGACATTAAATCCGGAGCACAGGCCACAGACCATTCAATCTCCAATACCAGGAAGAATTGAAAAGTGGTATGTACAGGAAGGTGATTTCGTTAAAAAAGGAGACACTATTCTCTTTATCTCTGAGGTAAAAAACGAGTATTTCGATCCTAACCTGATATCCAGAACCGGAGATCAGATCAGGGCGAAATCCATGGCAGTTACTTCCTATCAGGGAAAAGTAAAGGCGTTGAATTCTCAGATCGGAGCCTTGAACAGGGAACGACAGCTTAAGCTTGAGCAGGCCAGGAATAAGTTGTTACAGGCAAAATTAAAAGTAAAGAGCGATAGCATCGATCTGGAAGCTGCAAAAACAAATATCACAATAGCACAGAGACAGTATGACCGTGTGGTTCAACTTGAGAATGAGGGACTTAAGGCGATTACCGATGTGGAAGAAAAACGTCTTAAACTCCAGGAAACACAGGCTAAGCTTATCTCCCAGGAAAATACTTTACTGGCTTCCAGGAATGAGATCATTAATGCTTCTGTTGAGATCAACAGAATCCAAGCCGAGTATACAGATAAGATCTCCAAGGCACAAAGTGATATGTTTACGGCACAGTCGAATCAGTTCGACTCCGAAGCACAGGTGACCAAGCTCGAGAACGAATACACAAATTACGAGGTGCGGAGCCAGATGCATTACATCAGGGCACCACAAAGTGGCTTTATCAATAAGGCTCTGCAAGCCGGAATTGGGGAAACCTTTAAAGAAGGTGATAAACTGGTGGGGATCATGCCTTCGGAATACGCGATGGCTGTAGAAACCTATGTAGAACCTCTCGACCTTCCCCTTATCCACATAGGAGAGAAGGTAAGGATACAATTCGACGGATGGCCTGCTATTATTTTTAGCGGCTGGCCCAATGTATCCTATGGTACCTACGGGGGAAAGGTAGTGGCAATTGAAACTTTTATAAGCAGTAATGGTAAGTACCGCGTTCTTTTGGCACCGGATCCGGAAGATCAGCCCTGGCCGAAGGACATTCGTGTGGGATCTGGGGCTAATACCCTTGCCCTCCTGGAAGATGTGGCTATTTGGTACGAGCTATGGAGACAATTGAATGGCTTCCCTCCAAACTATTACCAGCCAGAAGAAAATATGGCCCAAAATAAGACAAAGTAA
- a CDS encoding TolC family protein, with amino-acid sequence MASLQTITSQKKIWPKIRQSKNEDISDDTVFTIFLWAFRPGVRYSYPKFQGVLRVREKVPSYCQTGRTSHCYWGSQFDEGKGGFDPKIEVDYDRKQFKGTEYYDRLNTTFKIPTWYGIELKGNFEQTEGDFLNPDETLPDDGLYSAGVSFSLGRGFLANDRMATLRKAKFFREQTRADRDLLINTILFEASVAYFDWLQAYNDREIFRQFLQNAQIRFEGIKERAKAGDIASIDTVEAKIAFQNRALGLTQAEVSLRNKALALSNFLWMSGDVPIELREGVIPDTSLESEIDIALEIMGLPLDSFTIENHPKIISLGRKIDQLTIDKRLKTNQLLPQIDLEYNFLTETPELINSLQEENYKGGLNFSLPLFLRKERGELKLAKFKLRDAEFEYANATVAIVNKVLAIYNELDSFEEQNRLVYDIVQNYGTLLQGEERKFSFGESSLFLINSRESKLIDARLKQNELQNKFFKAKAKLFQSLAINPESL; translated from the coding sequence ATGGCTTCCCTCCAAACTATTACCAGCCAGAAGAAAATATGGCCCAAAATAAGACAAAGTAAGAATGAGGATATCTCTGACGATACTGTGTTTACTATTTTCCTTTGGGCTTTTAGGCCAGGAGTCAGATACTCTTACCCTAAATTTCAGGGAGTACTTAGGGTACGTGAAAAAGTACCATCCTATTGCCAAACAGGCCGAACTAGTCATTGCTATTGGGGAAGCCAATTTGATGAAGGCAAGGGAGGATTCGACCCAAAAATAGAGGTGGATTACGACAGGAAACAATTTAAAGGCACAGAATATTACGACCGACTTAATACCACTTTTAAGATCCCGACCTGGTATGGTATTGAACTCAAAGGAAATTTTGAGCAGACGGAGGGAGATTTTTTAAATCCTGACGAAACACTTCCCGATGATGGCTTATACAGTGCGGGGGTGTCCTTTTCCCTGGGAAGGGGTTTTCTCGCCAATGACCGTATGGCTACATTGCGTAAGGCAAAGTTTTTCAGGGAACAAACCAGGGCAGATAGGGACCTGTTGATCAACACCATACTATTTGAGGCCTCTGTTGCCTATTTTGATTGGTTACAAGCCTATAACGACAGGGAAATCTTTCGCCAGTTCCTCCAAAACGCACAGATTCGCTTTGAAGGGATCAAAGAAAGAGCCAAAGCAGGAGATATCGCTTCAATAGACACCGTAGAAGCAAAAATAGCTTTTCAAAACCGGGCACTTGGCCTTACCCAGGCAGAGGTAAGCCTGAGAAATAAAGCCCTGGCATTATCCAATTTCCTATGGATGAGCGGTGATGTTCCTATAGAACTAAGGGAAGGGGTTATTCCTGATACCTCCCTTGAAAGTGAAATTGACATTGCTCTGGAAATTATGGGCCTGCCTCTCGATAGCTTTACCATAGAAAATCATCCTAAGATAATATCACTCGGACGTAAAATTGATCAGTTGACCATTGATAAAAGGCTAAAGACCAATCAATTGTTACCTCAGATAGATCTGGAGTACAATTTTTTGACCGAGACACCGGAGTTGATCAATTCTTTACAAGAAGAAAATTATAAAGGAGGGCTGAATTTTAGTTTGCCACTATTCCTGAGAAAAGAAAGAGGGGAACTGAAACTGGCAAAATTTAAATTGAGGGACGCCGAATTTGAATATGCCAATGCAACGGTAGCCATTGTGAACAAAGTACTTGCTATTTACAACGAATTGGATTCTTTTGAGGAGCAAAATCGGTTGGTCTACGATATTGTACAGAATTATGGAACCCTTCTGCAGGGAGAAGAACGCAAATTCAGTTTTGGTGAAAGTTCTCTCTTTCTGATCAATAGCAGGGAGAGTAAGCTGATCGATGCACGACTCAAACAAA